One Gordonia mangrovi genomic region harbors:
- a CDS encoding glycoside hydrolase family 25 protein, translating into MTSATVATVGLAGAMTDPPQAGAAPQVGPDVSSHQHPGGASINWFAVRASGQHMAMVKATESTWYVNPHFVPDSLAMRAAGLVRGTYHYADPSRSATQQAIFYATIVLGQNGILDLPPVLDLEHSGGLGPRALAAWVREFFAVLEPLTGRKTILYTYPNFWNTAMGATREFADHPLWIASYNGGAVPQMPRGGWRTWTFWQFTSSGRLPGVSTPVDLNRYNGSVAGLRAYGNAINVFGS; encoded by the coding sequence ATGACCTCGGCCACGGTGGCCACCGTCGGGCTTGCGGGAGCGATGACAGATCCGCCCCAGGCCGGCGCCGCTCCGCAGGTCGGGCCGGATGTGTCCAGCCATCAGCATCCCGGCGGCGCGAGCATCAACTGGTTCGCGGTACGCGCGTCCGGCCAGCACATGGCCATGGTCAAGGCCACCGAGTCCACCTGGTACGTGAATCCACACTTCGTGCCCGACAGCCTGGCGATGCGCGCCGCCGGGCTCGTCCGCGGCACCTACCACTACGCCGACCCGAGCCGATCGGCCACCCAACAGGCGATCTTCTACGCCACGATCGTGCTCGGCCAGAACGGCATCCTCGATCTGCCGCCTGTCCTCGATCTGGAACACTCCGGTGGCCTCGGCCCCCGCGCCCTGGCCGCCTGGGTGCGTGAGTTCTTCGCCGTCCTCGAGCCGTTGACCGGACGAAAAACGATCCTCTACACCTATCCGAACTTCTGGAACACCGCGATGGGCGCCACTCGGGAGTTCGCCGATCACCCGTTGTGGATCGCCTCCTACAACGGTGGCGCGGTGCCGCAGATGCCTCGGGGCGGTTGGCGCACGTGGACGTTCTGGCAGTTCACCAGCTCGGGCCGTCTCCCCGGCGTGTCCACTCCGGTGGACCTCAACCGCTACAACGGATCTGTCGCCGGTCTGCGCGCCTACGGCAACGCGATCAACGTGTTCGGCAGCTGA
- a CDS encoding ABC-F family ATP-binding cassette domain-containing protein: MRVAPANPVALINVDRISKSYGIKPLLDSVSLGVHEGQRIGVVGLNGGGKTTLLEILGGITEPDSGRVSRAGDIRVATVTQRGELPAGASVADVVVGGPDVAVHEWAGDPRIRGILAGIGVDQLLDSRVDELSGGQRRRVGLATALISDADLLILDEPTNHLDVEGVQWLAQHLVSRRSALVVVTHDRWFLDTVATRTWEVHSGVVDEYEGGYNDWIFARAERSRLADAAEERRRNLARKELAWLRRGPPARTSKPRYRIEAAERLIADVPPPRDTVTLSAFAKRRLGRVVVELEDARIATPAGDVLVDDLTWRLAPGERIGLVGVNGSGKTTLLRALAGGVDVSPGRRIEGTTVTIGWLRQELDDLDEDQRVLDAVEEVATRIMVGDKEMSASQLAERLGFSPARQRTPVGDLSGGERRRLQMTRVLMAEPNVLLLDEPTNDLDIDTLQQLEDLLDSWAGTLVVISHDRYLIERICDSTWALFGDGDLTNLPGGIEQYLQRRREMRSGPARPKKTASSEAASADRAATDAAPAPETTTPTVSAAEHREARKAMNRLERQMDQLAERAEQLHASLVEAATDPDRLQTLNTELRQVVTDKEAAEAAWLEAAEKVE, translated from the coding sequence ATGCGGGTGGCACCCGCAAACCCCGTCGCGCTGATCAACGTGGACCGGATCAGCAAGAGCTATGGCATCAAGCCGTTGCTCGACTCGGTGTCCCTCGGCGTCCACGAGGGGCAGCGGATCGGCGTCGTCGGTCTCAACGGTGGCGGCAAGACGACGTTGCTCGAGATCCTGGGCGGCATCACCGAACCGGACAGCGGACGGGTGTCGCGCGCCGGCGACATCCGGGTCGCGACGGTGACCCAACGCGGTGAGTTGCCCGCCGGCGCCAGCGTGGCCGATGTGGTGGTCGGCGGACCGGACGTCGCAGTACACGAGTGGGCCGGCGATCCCCGGATCCGGGGCATCCTCGCCGGTATCGGTGTGGACCAACTGCTCGATTCCCGGGTCGACGAACTGTCCGGTGGGCAGCGCCGCCGGGTCGGACTCGCGACCGCGTTGATCTCGGACGCCGATCTGCTGATCCTCGACGAACCGACGAACCATCTCGATGTCGAAGGCGTGCAGTGGCTCGCCCAACATCTCGTGTCACGGCGCAGCGCTCTGGTGGTCGTCACCCACGACCGGTGGTTCCTCGACACCGTCGCCACCCGTACCTGGGAGGTGCATTCGGGTGTCGTCGACGAGTACGAGGGCGGCTACAACGACTGGATCTTCGCGCGGGCCGAACGGTCCCGGCTGGCCGATGCCGCCGAAGAGCGACGACGCAACCTGGCCCGCAAGGAGCTCGCCTGGCTACGTCGTGGGCCGCCGGCACGGACGTCCAAGCCGCGGTACCGGATCGAGGCCGCCGAACGTCTCATCGCCGACGTCCCGCCGCCCCGCGACACGGTGACCTTGTCGGCCTTCGCCAAGCGTCGGCTCGGTCGTGTGGTGGTGGAGCTGGAGGATGCGCGCATCGCCACGCCCGCCGGAGATGTGCTGGTGGACGATCTGACCTGGCGGTTGGCGCCTGGCGAACGCATCGGTCTGGTCGGGGTCAACGGTTCGGGCAAGACCACCTTGCTGCGTGCGCTGGCCGGCGGGGTCGACGTGTCGCCGGGGCGTCGGATCGAGGGCACCACGGTCACGATCGGTTGGCTGCGTCAAGAACTCGACGACCTCGACGAGGACCAGCGGGTTCTCGACGCGGTGGAGGAAGTTGCGACGCGGATCATGGTGGGCGACAAAGAGATGTCGGCGTCGCAGCTCGCCGAGCGGCTCGGGTTCAGCCCGGCCCGCCAGCGCACTCCGGTCGGGGATCTCTCCGGTGGCGAGCGCCGGCGTCTGCAGATGACCCGGGTGCTGATGGCCGAGCCCAACGTCCTGCTCCTCGACGAGCCCACCAACGACCTCGACATCGACACCCTGCAACAGCTCGAGGACCTGCTCGACAGCTGGGCGGGCACGCTGGTCGTCATCAGCCACGACCGCTATCTCATCGAACGGATCTGCGACAGTACGTGGGCGCTGTTCGGCGACGGAGATCTCACCAACCTGCCCGGCGGGATCGAGCAGTACCTGCAGCGTCGCCGCGAGATGAGGTCGGGCCCAGCGCGTCCGAAGAAGACGGCGTCGTCGGAGGCCGCTTCGGCCGATCGGGCGGCCACCGACGCTGCGCCCGCGCCCGAGACCACCACACCGACCGTCAGTGCCGCCGAACACCGGGAGGCGCGCAAAGCAATGAATCGGCTCGAGCGTCAGATGGACCAGCTCGCCGAGCGCGCGGAACAACTGCACGCCTCACTCGTCGAGGCGGCAACCGACCCCGACCGCCTTCAGACGCTCAACACCGAACTGCGGCAGGTGGTCACCGACAAGGAGGCCGCCGAGGCCGCCTGGCTGGAAGCCGCCGAGAAGGTCGAGTGA
- a CDS encoding SGNH/GDSL hydrolase family protein produces the protein MVFRRSSTGPGRTRVNVAVFAFIVLTAITTAVAPPAEAAPEATPARYTGGVYVAMGDSRASGGFFSPTPEYFLGCKRSALNYPSIVAVMTLPRRFIDTSCAGAQAPDLYRTGQRTNRGVKPPQLTLVPRDAQVITVSIGGNDMRWGAILAQCNTAPLTDRRCRHNPRLEQEVRWRIARMENRVTPALRAIRARAPRAQIIVVGIGGFMGSHGCWPMVPVSDADVRWMNRVFDRAGDALRRATGKVGATFVDANRRSAGHDPCNLVAPWYESSLSNGSLAYPYHINQQGAVAIASMVNGAIRR, from the coding sequence ATGGTCTTTCGTCGCTCGTCCACCGGTCCGGGCCGGACGCGGGTCAACGTAGCGGTGTTCGCATTCATCGTGCTGACCGCGATCACCACCGCAGTGGCACCGCCCGCCGAGGCGGCTCCGGAGGCAACCCCGGCGCGCTACACCGGCGGGGTGTATGTCGCAATGGGTGACTCGCGGGCGTCGGGCGGCTTCTTCTCCCCCACGCCCGAGTACTTTCTGGGCTGCAAACGCTCGGCGCTCAACTATCCGTCGATCGTCGCGGTCATGACGTTGCCGCGCCGCTTCATCGACACCTCATGCGCCGGGGCGCAGGCCCCGGATCTCTACCGCACCGGCCAGCGCACCAATCGAGGTGTCAAGCCCCCGCAGCTGACCCTGGTTCCGCGAGATGCCCAGGTCATCACGGTCAGCATCGGCGGCAACGACATGCGGTGGGGCGCCATTCTGGCCCAATGCAACACAGCTCCGCTGACCGATCGTCGGTGTCGGCACAATCCGCGCCTCGAGCAGGAGGTGCGCTGGCGGATCGCCAGAATGGAGAACCGGGTGACCCCGGCGCTCCGCGCCATCCGCGCTCGGGCGCCACGCGCACAGATCATCGTCGTCGGCATCGGCGGCTTCATGGGCAGCCATGGGTGCTGGCCGATGGTGCCCGTCAGCGACGCCGACGTCCGCTGGATGAACCGGGTCTTCGACCGTGCCGGTGACGCGCTACGGCGCGCCACCGGCAAGGTGGGCGCGACATTCGTCGACGCCAACCGCCGATCGGCCGGTCACGACCCCTGCAACCTGGTCGCGCCGTGGTACGAGAGCTCACTGTCCAACGGCAGTCTGGCCTACCCCTACCACATCAACCAGCAGGGGGCCGTGGCCATCGCGTCGATGGTCAACGGCGCGATCCGTCGGTGA
- a CDS encoding alpha/beta fold hydrolase has translation MSAAQEVSPTPVVLVHGLRVSGAALHRIAAGITDRPVGTPDLPGHGERSAEHFDIDGAVRAVLDAIDALGRPAVVAGMSLGGYVAMATAGRHPDAVAGLLVMCATAQPSRLLAAPFRAFGAATSVLPRQAAAISKGLTRMAVGGQVARDMEAGGLALHSIRDVVNELADLDALAEVARYPGPIEFLNGGWDQFRIHEQRFASASPLAQVQVIPRASHLFPLIQPAETATMITRFARRCDALRTV, from the coding sequence ATGAGCGCAGCGCAGGAAGTCTCACCCACTCCCGTCGTCCTCGTCCACGGACTCCGAGTCAGTGGCGCGGCCCTACATCGCATCGCCGCAGGCATCACCGACCGGCCGGTGGGCACCCCCGATCTCCCCGGACACGGAGAGCGGTCTGCCGAGCACTTCGACATCGACGGGGCCGTACGGGCGGTGCTCGATGCGATCGACGCGCTCGGCAGGCCTGCGGTGGTCGCCGGCATGTCGCTCGGCGGCTACGTGGCGATGGCCACGGCGGGCCGTCACCCCGACGCCGTCGCCGGGCTGCTGGTCATGTGCGCGACTGCGCAACCCAGCCGCCTGCTCGCCGCCCCGTTTCGCGCCTTCGGTGCGGCGACCAGCGTCCTGCCCCGCCAAGCCGCGGCGATCAGCAAGGGCCTCACCCGGATGGCGGTCGGCGGCCAGGTCGCCCGGGACATGGAGGCCGGCGGCCTTGCGCTGCACTCCATTCGCGACGTGGTCAACGAACTGGCCGACCTCGACGCGCTGGCCGAGGTCGCGCGCTATCCGGGCCCGATCGAATTCCTCAACGGCGGTTGGGATCAGTTCCGGATCCACGAGCAGCGTTTCGCCTCCGCCTCACCGTTGGCGCAGGTACAGGTGATCCCGCGGGCCAGCCACCTGTTCCCGCTGATCCAGCCCGCCGAGACAGCCACGATGATCACGCGGTTCGCCCGCCGATGTGACGCACTACGAACTGTGTGA
- a CDS encoding enoyl-CoA hydratase/isomerase family protein, whose amino-acid sequence MSFIRTSIVNGVGEIVLDRSAALNALDQTMIDDMYRVLSEWGDDDGIDTVLVTSASERAFCAGGDIRAIRDHALAGDTHAVSHYFASEYRLDQLVADYPKPYVSVIDGAAMGGGLGISVHGEVRVVSQNAVIAMPETAIGFVPDVGSTYFLPRLPDGVGMWMGLTGSRIRGADAVEIGMATHFVDSTEIGEVAEQIRAGVPLVDVLGDRQDRPAAELPLAKIKEYFADDNVTGIVGGLRGAVGDPWAEQMVDLIEQASPTSLWVTAAMLTAGARSVLDECLERELHAAEQITTTGDFAEGVRAVLVDKDRRPRFDPASIDDVDPDVVARIVGA is encoded by the coding sequence ATGTCGTTCATCCGCACCTCGATCGTCAACGGGGTCGGCGAGATCGTTCTCGATCGTTCCGCCGCCCTCAACGCACTGGATCAGACCATGATCGATGACATGTATCGGGTGCTGTCGGAATGGGGAGATGACGACGGTATCGACACCGTCCTGGTGACGTCGGCGAGTGAGCGCGCCTTCTGCGCGGGCGGCGACATCCGCGCGATCCGCGACCATGCGCTCGCCGGTGACACCCACGCGGTGAGTCACTACTTCGCCAGCGAGTACCGACTCGATCAGCTCGTGGCCGACTATCCGAAGCCCTATGTGAGTGTCATCGACGGTGCGGCCATGGGCGGCGGTCTTGGCATCAGCGTGCACGGCGAGGTGCGGGTCGTGAGCCAGAACGCGGTGATCGCCATGCCGGAGACCGCGATCGGCTTCGTCCCGGATGTCGGCTCCACCTACTTCCTGCCTCGCCTCCCTGATGGCGTCGGTATGTGGATGGGCCTGACCGGCTCGCGCATCCGCGGTGCCGATGCCGTGGAGATCGGTATGGCAACGCATTTCGTCGACTCGACCGAGATCGGTGAGGTCGCCGAGCAGATCCGCGCCGGGGTTCCGCTCGTCGACGTGCTCGGCGACCGGCAGGATCGCCCGGCCGCCGAGTTGCCGCTGGCCAAGATCAAGGAGTACTTCGCCGACGACAATGTCACCGGGATCGTCGGCGGGCTGCGCGGTGCGGTCGGCGACCCCTGGGCCGAGCAGATGGTGGATCTGATCGAACAGGCCTCACCCACCAGTCTCTGGGTGACCGCGGCGATGCTCACGGCGGGCGCACGGTCGGTGCTCGACGAATGCCTGGAACGCGAACTCCATGCCGCCGAACAGATCACCACCACCGGCGATTTCGCCGAAGGGGTGCGCGCGGTCCTGGTGGACAAGGATCGCCGGCCCCGCTTCGATCCGGCCTCCATCGATGACGTCGACCCCGACGTCGTCGCGCGGATCGTGGGAGCCTGA
- a CDS encoding peptide chain release factor 3, producing the protein MSSDAATVAQEVKRRRTFAIISHPDAGKSTMTEALALHARMISEAGAIHGKAGRKSTVSDWMEMEKARGISVSSTALQFNYAAERSDDDTPNVINLVDTPGHADFSEDTYRVLTAVDAAVMLIDAAKGLEPQTLKLFQVCRHRGIPVITVINKWDRPGQTPLELIDEITERIGLIPTPLYFPVGIAGDFRGLLDRRTGEYIRFTRTAGGAKVAPEEMLDADAAQEREGDEWTAAVEESDLLAEMGQDHDQEMFLAGQTSPMIFASAMLNFGVRQLLETLVELAPAPAGREDIDGAVREVTDPFSAVVFKVQAGMDTSHRDRLAYMRIVSGEFERGMVVTHAQTGKPFATKYAQAVFGRDRSTVDRAYPGDVVGLVNAMALAPGDTLYIDAKVQYPPIPSFAPEHFSAIRVNTADKYKQFRKAMEQMDSEGVVQVLRNDLRGDASPVLAAVGPMQFEVVTARMKSEFNVDTTIEPLGYSLARRTDPDSATELGRQRGVEVFTRTDGALLALFSDKWRLQFIEKEHPDLMLEPLVAAAD; encoded by the coding sequence GTGAGTTCCGATGCTGCCACCGTGGCCCAAGAGGTCAAGCGTCGCCGAACCTTCGCCATCATCAGCCATCCCGACGCCGGCAAGTCGACGATGACCGAGGCGCTCGCGCTGCATGCACGCATGATCAGCGAGGCGGGTGCGATCCACGGCAAGGCCGGCCGCAAGTCGACCGTCTCCGACTGGATGGAGATGGAGAAGGCGCGCGGCATCTCGGTCAGCTCCACCGCGCTGCAATTCAACTACGCGGCCGAGCGCTCCGACGATGACACCCCCAACGTGATCAACCTGGTGGACACCCCCGGCCACGCCGACTTCTCGGAGGACACCTACCGGGTGCTCACCGCGGTCGACGCCGCGGTCATGCTCATCGACGCCGCCAAGGGCCTCGAACCGCAGACCCTCAAGCTCTTCCAGGTCTGTCGCCACCGCGGCATCCCGGTGATCACCGTGATCAACAAGTGGGACCGCCCCGGCCAGACCCCGCTGGAACTGATCGACGAGATCACCGAACGTATCGGCCTCATCCCGACGCCGCTCTATTTCCCGGTCGGCATCGCCGGCGACTTCCGCGGCCTGCTCGACCGACGCACCGGCGAGTACATCCGCTTCACCCGCACCGCCGGCGGCGCCAAGGTCGCACCGGAGGAGATGCTCGACGCCGACGCAGCACAGGAACGCGAAGGCGACGAGTGGACGGCCGCGGTCGAGGAGAGCGACCTGCTCGCGGAGATGGGCCAAGACCACGACCAGGAGATGTTCCTCGCCGGTCAGACATCGCCGATGATCTTTGCTTCCGCCATGCTCAATTTCGGTGTGCGCCAACTCCTCGAGACGCTGGTCGAGCTCGCACCCGCCCCGGCCGGCCGCGAGGACATCGACGGTGCGGTACGCGAGGTCACCGATCCGTTCAGCGCCGTCGTGTTCAAGGTGCAGGCGGGGATGGACACCAGCCATCGGGATCGCCTGGCCTACATGCGCATCGTGTCCGGCGAGTTCGAACGCGGCATGGTGGTGACCCATGCACAGACCGGGAAACCGTTCGCCACCAAATACGCCCAGGCGGTGTTCGGCCGCGACCGTTCCACCGTCGACCGGGCCTATCCGGGTGATGTGGTCGGTCTGGTGAACGCGATGGCCCTGGCCCCCGGCGACACGCTGTACATCGACGCGAAGGTGCAGTATCCCCCGATCCCGTCGTTTGCGCCCGAACACTTCTCGGCGATCCGGGTGAACACCGCCGACAAGTACAAGCAGTTCCGCAAGGCCATGGAACAGATGGACAGCGAGGGCGTGGTGCAGGTGCTGCGCAATGATCTGCGCGGCGACGCCTCACCGGTGCTGGCCGCAGTGGGTCCGATGCAGTTCGAGGTGGTCACGGCCCGGATGAAGTCCGAATTCAACGTCGACACCACGATCGAACCGCTCGGCTACTCGTTGGCTCGGCGCACCGACCCCGACAGCGCAACCGAACTCGGCCGGCAGCGCGGTGTGGAGGTGTTCACCCGCACCGACGGGGCACTGCTGGCGCTGTTCAGCGACAAGTGGCGATTGCAGTTCATCGAGAAGGAGCATCCCGACCTGATGCTCGAACCCCTTGTCGCCGCGGCAGACTGA
- a CDS encoding beta-ketoacyl-ACP synthase III, giving the protein MAVIADTAGINNIGMLGIGAYRPERVVTNDEICEQIESSDEWIYTRTGIKTRRFARRDENVMEMAVNAGRKAIANALLSGSDIDAVILATNTHLLLTPAGAVKVATDLGANGVPAFDITVGCAGFGYGMAVASDMIRGGSATNVLVIGAEQLSVTMDMTDRTNCFIFGDGAGAVVVGPTDDQQLGPVIWGSDGSQFNAIAQDIDWVTFLDSDRTQRPYLRMEGTAVFRWAAFEMGKVAQRALEAAKIGAEQLDVFVPHQANSRINDLLAKNLKLRDDAVVANDIEHTGNTSAASIPLAMEDLLSTGKAKPGDTALLLGYGAGLSYASQVVKMPPVPFE; this is encoded by the coding sequence ATGGCTGTCATCGCGGACACCGCCGGGATAAACAACATCGGCATGCTCGGCATCGGTGCCTACCGGCCGGAGCGGGTCGTCACCAACGACGAGATCTGTGAGCAGATCGAATCGTCGGACGAGTGGATCTACACGCGGACCGGGATCAAGACCCGACGCTTCGCGCGCCGCGACGAGAACGTCATGGAGATGGCGGTCAACGCAGGCCGCAAGGCCATTGCCAACGCGCTGCTGTCCGGCTCCGACATCGACGCCGTCATCCTGGCCACCAACACCCACCTGCTGCTGACCCCCGCCGGCGCGGTCAAGGTCGCCACCGACCTGGGCGCCAACGGCGTCCCGGCGTTCGACATCACCGTCGGATGCGCCGGATTCGGCTACGGCATGGCGGTCGCCTCGGACATGATCCGCGGCGGCAGTGCCACCAACGTGCTGGTCATCGGCGCCGAGCAGCTGTCGGTCACCATGGATATGACCGACCGCACCAACTGCTTCATCTTCGGCGACGGCGCCGGCGCGGTGGTGGTCGGTCCCACCGACGATCAGCAACTCGGACCGGTCATCTGGGGTAGCGACGGCTCCCAGTTCAACGCGATCGCCCAGGACATCGACTGGGTCACCTTCCTTGACAGCGACCGCACCCAGCGCCCCTACCTGCGCATGGAGGGCACCGCAGTGTTCCGGTGGGCCGCCTTCGAGATGGGCAAGGTCGCTCAGCGGGCCCTCGAGGCCGCGAAAATCGGTGCGGAGCAACTCGACGTCTTCGTGCCGCATCAGGCGAACTCGCGGATCAACGACCTGCTCGCCAAGAACCTCAAGCTGCGCGACGACGCCGTGGTCGCCAACGACATCGAGCACACCGGCAACACCTCGGCGGCCTCGATCCCGCTGGCCATGGAAGATCTGCTGTCGACCGGCAAGGCCAAACCCGGCGACACCGCACTGCTACTCGGCTACGGCGCCGGGCTCAGCTATGCCTCGCAGGTCGTCAAGATGCCTCCGGTGCCGTTCGAGTAG
- a CDS encoding beta-ketoacyl-ACP synthase 3 gives MLGIGAYRPRRLVSNDEVCEVLDSSDEWIFERSGIRNRRWISGGESARSMAAAAAERAIRNSGIPKERIGALILATNSWKTKIPHGGPIVAFDIGLNGIPAYDVAAGCGGFGYGLGIAADTVRAGSAEYVLVVGVETMSVVMEPTDRNTAFIFGDGAGAVVVGPSEENGISPTVWGSDGENAEAIGQNYDIPEYMDRAQEFQHKEPDTDPVGRMVVTMQGPRVFRWAAITLPKALTTVLETSGVGIDDIEVFVPHQANARINELMKKNLGLADEIPMANDIENTGNTSAASIPLAMEEMLATGKATGGQTALLLGFGAGLSYAGAVVTLPPAPTETSGG, from the coding sequence CTACCGACCGCGCCGACTGGTCTCCAATGACGAGGTGTGCGAGGTCCTCGACTCCTCCGACGAGTGGATCTTCGAGCGCAGCGGTATCCGCAATCGTCGCTGGATCAGCGGCGGCGAGTCCGCGCGGTCGATGGCTGCTGCGGCCGCGGAGCGGGCGATCCGGAACTCCGGGATACCCAAGGAGAGGATCGGCGCACTGATCCTGGCCACCAACAGCTGGAAGACCAAGATCCCGCACGGCGGCCCGATCGTCGCCTTCGACATCGGACTCAACGGCATCCCTGCCTACGACGTGGCGGCCGGCTGCGGTGGCTTCGGGTACGGCCTGGGTATCGCCGCCGACACCGTGCGGGCCGGTTCTGCCGAATACGTCCTCGTCGTCGGGGTGGAGACGATGTCGGTGGTGATGGAACCCACCGATCGCAACACCGCCTTCATCTTCGGTGACGGAGCCGGCGCGGTCGTCGTCGGGCCGAGCGAGGAGAACGGTATCTCGCCGACCGTCTGGGGCAGCGACGGCGAGAACGCCGAGGCCATCGGCCAGAACTACGACATCCCCGAATACATGGACCGTGCGCAGGAGTTCCAGCACAAGGAGCCCGACACCGATCCGGTCGGCCGGATGGTGGTGACCATGCAGGGACCGCGGGTGTTCCGGTGGGCCGCCATCACACTGCCCAAGGCATTGACCACGGTGCTGGAGACCTCCGGGGTCGGGATCGACGACATCGAGGTGTTCGTGCCGCATCAGGCCAACGCCCGGATCAACGAGCTGATGAAGAAGAACCTCGGCCTCGCCGACGAGATCCCGATGGCCAACGACATCGAGAACACCGGCAACACGTCGGCGGCCTCGATCCCGTTGGCCATGGAAGAGATGCTCGCGACCGGCAAGGCCACGGGCGGGCAGACCGCGTTGCTCCTCGGATTCGGCGCCGGGCTCAGCTATGCCGGAGCGGTCGTCACGCTGCCGCCGGCGCCGACCGAGACGAGCGGCGGCTGA